Proteins encoded by one window of Chryseobacterium aquaeductus:
- a CDS encoding MFS transporter: protein MKLLKIYINSYKGLSAESWMLALVMLINRSGSMVLPFLGVYMTDHLNFDIKDAGLVLSFFGIGSVVGSWVGGMITDKIGEFKVQSLSLFLSVPMFCLIPLFDTEVGLAAIIFIQSSISEAFRPANSVAITKYAKPGNITRAFSLNRMAVNLGFSIGPALGGILAAISYDFLFYSNAVGALLAGLTYVLFFRKREYRNPDQPKNSVDVKSVSPYKDYRFLIFCVACFMFSICFFQLLNTLTIFYKQEAHLSQKNIGFLLGFSGIVVVLLEMLLVQIAEKYFKLKYTLFLGTFLCGISFAMLAIDSSMWFLVVSITILSIGEIWALPFMATVTALRSGTHNKGVYMGILGMAFSLSFIITPFLGTLIAENFGFTILWIGTGILLTLTALGFYYIIPWMLKEKEVKL, encoded by the coding sequence ATGAAACTATTAAAAATATATATCAATTCGTACAAAGGACTTTCTGCAGAAAGCTGGATGCTCGCTTTGGTCATGCTGATCAATCGGTCTGGTTCTATGGTGCTTCCTTTTTTGGGAGTTTACATGACAGATCATCTCAATTTCGACATTAAAGATGCAGGTTTGGTGTTAAGCTTTTTCGGAATAGGTTCTGTAGTCGGATCGTGGGTTGGCGGAATGATTACCGATAAAATCGGAGAATTCAAAGTGCAAAGTTTGAGTTTGTTTCTCAGCGTTCCTATGTTTTGCCTGATTCCGCTTTTTGATACTGAAGTTGGTTTGGCGGCAATTATATTTATTCAAAGTTCTATCAGTGAAGCTTTCAGACCCGCAAACTCAGTTGCCATTACCAAATATGCAAAGCCGGGAAATATTACCAGAGCATTTTCTTTAAACCGGATGGCTGTCAATCTTGGGTTTTCTATCGGTCCCGCATTAGGAGGAATTTTAGCGGCAATTTCTTACGATTTTTTATTCTATTCTAATGCCGTTGGAGCTTTGTTGGCAGGTCTTACCTATGTTTTGTTTTTTCGGAAAAGAGAATACAGAAATCCTGATCAGCCAAAAAATAGTGTGGATGTTAAAAGTGTATCACCATACAAAGATTATCGTTTTCTGATATTCTGTGTGGCTTGTTTTATGTTTTCAATCTGCTTTTTTCAATTGCTGAATACCTTGACGATTTTTTACAAGCAAGAAGCACACCTTTCACAGAAAAATATCGGTTTTCTTTTAGGTTTCAGCGGTATCGTTGTGGTATTGCTCGAAATGCTTTTGGTACAGATTGCCGAAAAGTACTTTAAACTAAAATATACTTTATTTCTTGGTACTTTTCTTTGTGGGATTTCTTTCGCGATGCTTGCGATAGACTCTTCAATGTGGTTTTTAGTAGTATCAATTACTATTTTAAGCATTGGTGAAATTTGGGCACTGCCTTTCATGGCAACGGTTACTGCGCTTCGTTCAGGAACTCATAATAAAGGGGTTTACATGGGAATTCTCGGAATGGCATTTTCACTTTCATTTATTATCACGCCATTTTTGGGAACATTAATTGCCGAAAATTTTGGATTTACAATTTTGTGGATCGGAACAGGAATTTTACTTACTCTAACGGCTTTAGGATTTTACTATATCATCCCGTGGATGTTGAAAGAAAAAGAAGTCAAATTATAG
- a CDS encoding TonB-dependent receptor: MTKFYLLAITFSTSVLFSQKKDSATLISEVRIDAYKKPTSFITSTKSVSVVSQDLLNLNTPERLLESINQNAGSRMEERSPGSYRISVRGSSLRSPFGVRNVKVYLDDFILSDASGNTYFNVISPELINRIEIYKGPESGDFGAVTGGTLLLKTRNAENTSANLSTGSFGTFNQSIDFSKQLGKHFVQIFENYYQTDSYREQSAVKRKQIFLKDEFQYAGNAQLKAMVLLSDLEYQTPGGLTFEQMQNDRTQARQGTATIPGASQQNAGIRNKMILGGLANDWNITPKLSHFMLVQGSYVDFENPFITNFENRFESNFALRTHLNYQQNWQKVSAELRLGFEGGINDIFIKNFDNNKGIEGDPQNFDQLKSYSGFYFVSQKLNFNEKLFTDISLSLNSNSYEWEKIFPASENGKTKFKDQLLPNFGLTYLIGKGFSVRGKIGKGNSAPTNEEIRSSNQEFTLNLVPEYGWNKEIGLRKQFGNVLFAEANYFDFRMKDAIVRRQNERGQEFFVNSGETLQQGVEILLESKNFDLKNDFFNNFKFRFSGSFYDFKFKNYKQGENDFSGNDLTGVPKTTINSLLNFTFFNKLSVDYSHFHTSKMPLNDANTVLSDSNLIGNIQFRYPVEFEKTRLNLFVQIQNLYNTEYVLGFDINAFGNRFYNPAAKRNFLLGVKVEF, translated from the coding sequence ATGACCAAATTCTATCTTTTAGCTATTACTTTTTCGACCTCGGTATTATTTTCACAGAAAAAAGATTCTGCAACTTTAATTTCAGAAGTGAGAATTGATGCGTATAAAAAGCCAACCTCTTTCATCACTTCTACAAAATCTGTTTCTGTAGTTTCTCAGGATTTATTAAATTTAAATACACCCGAAAGACTGCTAGAATCTATCAATCAAAACGCTGGAAGCAGAATGGAAGAACGCTCACCCGGAAGCTATAGAATATCGGTACGTGGGAGTTCATTGAGATCACCATTTGGGGTAAGGAATGTGAAAGTTTACCTTGATGACTTTATACTTTCTGATGCTTCAGGAAACACTTATTTTAACGTCATTTCGCCGGAACTCATTAATAGAATAGAAATTTATAAAGGTCCGGAAAGTGGAGATTTTGGTGCGGTAACAGGTGGAACTCTTCTTTTGAAAACCAGAAATGCAGAAAATACCTCCGCTAATTTATCTACAGGAAGTTTCGGTACTTTTAATCAAAGTATTGATTTCTCAAAACAACTGGGGAAACATTTTGTTCAAATTTTTGAGAATTATTACCAGACAGATTCATATCGGGAACAATCTGCCGTGAAAAGGAAACAGATTTTTCTTAAAGATGAATTTCAATATGCTGGAAATGCACAGTTGAAAGCGATGGTTCTACTTTCAGATTTGGAGTATCAAACGCCAGGCGGTTTGACTTTTGAGCAGATGCAAAACGACCGAACGCAAGCAAGACAGGGAACTGCAACAATTCCCGGAGCCAGCCAACAGAATGCCGGAATTCGCAATAAAATGATTTTGGGCGGACTGGCAAACGATTGGAATATTACTCCGAAATTATCTCATTTTATGTTGGTTCAGGGTTCGTATGTAGATTTTGAAAACCCGTTTATCACCAATTTTGAAAACCGTTTTGAGAGTAACTTTGCATTAAGAACTCATCTCAATTATCAGCAGAACTGGCAAAAAGTTTCAGCGGAATTGAGATTGGGTTTTGAAGGTGGAATCAATGATATTTTCATTAAAAATTTTGATAACAACAAAGGAATTGAAGGTGATCCGCAGAATTTTGATCAGCTTAAAAGTTACTCAGGATTTTATTTTGTGTCCCAAAAATTGAATTTTAATGAAAAACTTTTTACCGATATTTCTTTGAGTTTAAACTCAAATTCTTACGAATGGGAAAAGATTTTTCCAGCTTCTGAAAACGGTAAAACGAAATTTAAAGATCAACTTCTTCCCAATTTCGGGCTTACTTATCTTATCGGAAAAGGTTTTTCGGTGAGAGGTAAAATTGGTAAAGGAAATTCTGCTCCGACCAATGAAGAAATCCGTTCGTCAAATCAGGAATTTACTCTTAATCTCGTTCCGGAATATGGCTGGAATAAAGAAATTGGACTAAGAAAACAATTCGGAAACGTCTTGTTTGCCGAAGCCAATTATTTCGACTTCCGAATGAAAGATGCGATTGTGAGAAGACAAAATGAGCGTGGACAAGAATTTTTTGTAAATTCAGGTGAAACCTTACAACAAGGTGTCGAAATACTTTTGGAATCTAAAAATTTCGATCTGAAAAATGATTTTTTCAACAATTTTAAATTCAGGTTTTCAGGAAGTTTTTACGATTTTAAATTTAAAAATTATAAACAGGGCGAAAATGATTTTTCAGGAAATGATTTAACTGGAGTTCCGAAAACTACGATCAACAGTTTGTTAAATTTTACTTTTTTTAATAAACTCTCAGTCGATTATTCTCATTTTCACACGTCAAAAATGCCTTTAAATGATGCAAACACAGTTTTGTCAGATTCAAATTTGATCGGGAATATTCAGTTCAGATATCCTGTAGAATTTGAGAAGACAAGGCTAAATTTATTTGTACAGATCCAGAATTTATACAATACAGAATATGTTTTGGGATTTGACATCAATGCTTTCGGAAACCGTTTTTATAATCCTGCTGCAAAAAGGAATTTTTTATTGGGTGTGAAAGTTGAGTTTTAA
- a CDS encoding YpdA family putative bacillithiol disulfide reductase — protein MEILDILIIGAGPIGLNCALEAGKNNLSYLIIEKGTIVNSLYNYPLYMRFFSTAEKLEIAEIPFISAAPKPGRQEALEYYQGIARQKNLNINLYEKVLNVSKNDEIFEIETSKTKYLAKNVIISTGFYDIPNMLNIPGENLEKVRHYYTEPYPYAQQKIVVVGSSNSSVDAALETYRKGAEVTMIIRHSEISENVKYWVKPDIENRISEGSITAYFNSELIEIKENCVIFRNENGEIQEIENDFVLAMTGYLPDFDFLKKAGINLQGDCLNPVYNSETMETNIPKLYLAGVVCGGKDTHLWFIENSRIHAEMIVKSIITKQR, from the coding sequence ATGGAAATTTTAGATATTCTAATCATCGGAGCAGGACCGATTGGTTTAAACTGTGCTTTGGAAGCAGGGAAAAACAACCTCAGTTATTTAATCATCGAAAAAGGAACGATCGTCAATTCTTTGTACAATTATCCCCTATATATGAGATTTTTCTCGACTGCCGAAAAATTGGAAATCGCTGAAATTCCTTTTATTTCTGCTGCTCCAAAACCCGGAAGACAGGAAGCTTTAGAATATTACCAAGGCATTGCAAGGCAGAAAAACCTGAACATCAATTTATATGAAAAGGTTTTAAATGTTTCTAAAAACGATGAAATTTTTGAAATTGAAACTTCAAAAACAAAATACCTTGCAAAAAACGTCATTATCTCAACAGGTTTCTATGACATCCCAAATATGCTGAATATTCCGGGAGAAAATTTAGAAAAAGTAAGACATTATTATACAGAACCATATCCTTATGCACAGCAAAAAATCGTTGTTGTAGGATCTAGCAATTCGTCAGTTGATGCTGCTTTGGAGACCTACAGAAAAGGTGCAGAGGTCACGATGATTATTCGCCATTCTGAGATTTCAGAAAACGTGAAATATTGGGTAAAACCTGATATTGAAAACAGAATTTCTGAGGGAAGTATTACAGCTTATTTTAACTCGGAACTAATAGAAATCAAAGAAAATTGTGTGATTTTTAGAAATGAAAATGGAGAAATTCAGGAAATTGAGAATGATTTTGTATTAGCGATGACAGGCTATCTACCTGATTTTGATTTTCTCAAAAAAGCAGGAATTAACTTACAAGGAGATTGCCTAAACCCAGTCTACAATTCTGAAACAATGGAAACTAATATTCCGAAGTTATATCTTGCTGGCGTAGTTTGCGGAGGAAAAGACACGCATCTCTGGTTTATTGAAAACTCCAGAATTCATGCGGAAATGATTGTGAAAAGTATTATTACAAAACAGAGATAA
- a CDS encoding glycosyltransferase family protein encodes MESKKILIITYYWPPAGGPGVQRWLKFAKYLPEFGWKPIIFIPENPSYPLIDESLMKDVPKDLEIIKTKIWEPYQLAEKLNKSNKKFKAGQFDVGNNQSWKSKLSIWVRGNFFIPDARVFWVSPSVKFLEQYLKINNIDVVVTSGPPHSMHLIGLNLKKKFPNLKWIADFRDPWTEISYYKHLKLTNKSDKKHRQLESEVFKNADITLATSYTDAENFRKNGANALCITNGFDESDSSNSQNLKTSNSPTKFTLSYIGVLEQLRNPENLWKVLDDLVKANREFAENFRLKFVGRIDDKILDSIENSALNKHIENLGYLSHEKAVSEMANSSMLLITNFPNESSKGIIPGKIFEYLATEKQIISFGPNDADVSKILDETKAGKHFGYQDSESIRAFILEKFNLWKSGNLLENTQNIEQFSRRNLTKQLSEIL; translated from the coding sequence ATGGAATCAAAAAAAATCCTTATCATCACCTATTACTGGCCGCCTGCAGGTGGGCCGGGAGTACAGCGATGGTTAAAGTTTGCAAAATATCTTCCCGAATTTGGCTGGAAACCCATTATTTTCATTCCCGAAAACCCAAGCTATCCTCTGATTGACGAAAGTTTAATGAAAGACGTCCCTAAAGATTTAGAAATTATAAAAACTAAAATCTGGGAACCTTATCAACTGGCAGAAAAACTCAACAAAAGCAATAAAAAATTCAAAGCCGGACAGTTTGATGTAGGAAATAATCAAAGCTGGAAATCTAAATTATCAATCTGGGTTCGAGGAAATTTTTTCATACCCGATGCCAGAGTTTTTTGGGTAAGTCCTTCCGTGAAATTTCTTGAACAATATTTAAAAATAAACAATATTGATGTTGTGGTTACTTCCGGACCACCTCATTCGATGCATCTCATCGGTTTAAATTTAAAAAAGAAATTTCCAAATCTCAAGTGGATTGCAGATTTCCGTGATCCTTGGACTGAAATTTCTTATTACAAACATTTAAAACTCACCAATAAATCTGACAAAAAACACCGTCAGCTTGAAAGTGAAGTCTTTAAAAATGCAGACATTACTCTAGCAACCAGCTACACCGATGCTGAAAATTTTAGAAAAAATGGAGCCAATGCATTGTGTATTACGAATGGCTTTGATGAAAGCGATTCCTCAAACTCTCAAAACCTCAAAACCTCAAACTCTCCAACAAAATTTACACTTAGCTACATTGGCGTTCTCGAACAGTTAAGAAACCCTGAGAACCTCTGGAAAGTCCTTGATGATTTAGTTAAAGCAAATAGAGAATTTGCTGAAAATTTCAGGCTGAAATTTGTAGGAAGAATAGATGATAAGATTTTAGATTCTATAGAAAATTCAGCTTTGAACAAGCACATTGAAAATCTCGGATATTTATCGCACGAAAAAGCAGTAAGTGAGATGGCAAATTCATCAATGCTTTTAATCACCAATTTTCCGAATGAATCTTCAAAAGGAATAATTCCCGGAAAGATATTTGAGTACTTAGCAACAGAGAAGCAGATTATTTCTTTCGGTCCGAATGATGCAGATGTTTCAAAAATTTTAGACGAAACGAAAGCCGGAAAACACTTTGGTTATCAAGATTCTGAAAGTATTCGAGCATTTATCTTAGAAAAATTTAATCTTTGGAAAAGTGGAAATCTGTTAGAAAACACACAAAATATCGAACAGTTTTCTAGGAGAAATTTAACGAAGCAATTATCTGAAATTTTATAG